The following proteins are co-located in the Acipenser ruthenus chromosome 35, fAciRut3.2 maternal haplotype, whole genome shotgun sequence genome:
- the LOC131705330 gene encoding zona pellucida sperm-binding protein 2-like, which produces MFSFTSGQDALKGQIYFHCGVVICDSTRPSDSLCSRRCIPGKQRLGRSAEGMDGGAVKVFVSSGPIELKRDGSLHFMPRSAQFNVWSLLGAAMGVCSVVIFVAGVVSFWKLPKSVY; this is translated from the exons atgttttccttcacaagcggccaggatgcactgaaaggacag atttacttccactgcggtgttgtgatatgtgattcaacccggccatcagacagcctctgtagcagacggtgcattccagggaaacagaggcttg gtcgcagtgctgaagggatggatggtggtgcagtaaaggtgtttgtgtcttctggcccaattgagctgaagagagatggatcccttcactttatgcctagaagtg cccaattcaatgtgtggtcccttctgggagctgcaatgggtgtgtgttcagtggttatctttgtagctggagttgtatctttctggaaactgccaaaaagtgtgtattga